A window of the Candidatus Omnitrophota bacterium genome harbors these coding sequences:
- the istA gene encoding IS21 family transposase, translating into MPRGKGKRCHGFLSGDGLFAHCSRQEYAGNLKPDPNGQTYPHRLDGSCECGKNHGPVFPASTVKPTGEKPIQTKAYPYQDEKGNLLFEVCRFKPKGFKQRRPDGYQYTQFCERYRRWKGSLDPCMRQEHKAGEKLFVDYCGQTVPVIDRTTGEAKEAQIFVAALGASNYTYAEATWTQQLPDWIGAHVRALNFFGGCPEVLIPDNLRSGVSQACRYEPDLNPTYQAFAAHYGIAVIPTRVRKPQDKAKVEKSVQLVENWILARLRNQTFFSLSELNQAMGACLQELNDRPFQKLNGTRRSLFESVERPALQPLPATPFELAEWKQVTVGNDYHVELDRHYYSVPHAYMRRKVDIRHAAKTVEAYWRGERIASHARSDRAGGCTTVREHMPKEHQEVLDWTPEQLRNQAQSIGLFSGRLIERVLESSRHPLQGARTSLGILRLGKIFGTDRLERACERALLIQALTYQSVHSILKKGLDRLPPPQPPPPAPSIQHSNIRGAQYYH; encoded by the coding sequence ATGCCTAGAGGCAAGGGGAAACGCTGTCATGGCTTTCTTTCCGGCGATGGTCTTTTTGCTCACTGTAGCAGGCAAGAATACGCGGGAAACCTCAAGCCCGATCCGAACGGGCAAACCTATCCTCATCGGTTAGACGGCTCATGCGAATGCGGTAAGAACCACGGCCCGGTGTTTCCAGCGTCAACGGTGAAGCCCACGGGCGAAAAACCGATCCAGACTAAAGCCTATCCCTATCAAGATGAAAAGGGAAATCTCTTATTCGAAGTTTGCCGGTTTAAGCCGAAGGGGTTTAAACAGAGGCGGCCCGACGGCTATCAGTACACGCAGTTTTGCGAACGCTACCGCCGTTGGAAGGGGAGCCTCGATCCCTGTATGCGGCAGGAACACAAAGCGGGGGAGAAGTTGTTCGTAGATTACTGCGGACAGACCGTCCCGGTGATCGACCGAACCACGGGGGAAGCGAAAGAAGCGCAAATTTTCGTGGCGGCGCTGGGCGCGTCGAACTACACCTATGCGGAAGCGACGTGGACGCAGCAGCTTCCCGACTGGATCGGGGCGCACGTGCGGGCGCTGAATTTTTTCGGCGGTTGTCCGGAGGTTCTGATACCCGACAATCTGCGAAGCGGAGTCAGCCAAGCCTGCCGCTACGAGCCCGACCTCAATCCAACATACCAGGCCTTCGCCGCGCATTACGGAATAGCCGTAATTCCGACGCGGGTTCGAAAACCGCAAGACAAGGCCAAAGTGGAAAAAAGCGTGCAGCTGGTCGAAAATTGGATTCTGGCTCGATTGCGGAATCAAACCTTTTTCAGTTTATCCGAACTCAATCAAGCGATGGGCGCGTGTTTGCAGGAGCTCAACGACCGTCCCTTTCAAAAACTGAATGGGACTCGCCGGTCGTTGTTTGAATCCGTGGAACGCCCCGCGCTGCAACCGCTTCCCGCGACGCCGTTCGAGTTGGCGGAGTGGAAGCAGGTCACGGTGGGAAACGATTATCATGTGGAATTGGATCGCCACTATTACAGCGTTCCGCACGCCTACATGCGCCGGAAAGTCGATATCCGGCATGCGGCCAAGACGGTGGAAGCGTACTGGCGGGGCGAGCGGATTGCCAGCCACGCGCGCAGCGACCGGGCGGGGGGATGTACGACAGTGCGCGAGCACATGCCGAAAGAGCATCAAGAGGTTCTGGATTGGACGCCGGAACAATTGCGGAACCAAGCCCAGAGCATCGGCCTTTTCAGCGGACGCCTGATCGAGCGCGTGTTGGAAAGCAGCCGTCATCCCCTGCAAGGAGCCCGCACGAGTTTGGGGATTCTCCGTCTGGGCAAGATCTTTGGAACGGATCGCTTGGAGCGCGCCTGCGAACGCGCGCTGCTCATTCAAGCCCTGACCTACCAGAGCGTACATTCGATTCTCAAGAAAGGATTGGATCGCCTTCCGCCCCCGCA
- a CDS encoding helix-turn-helix domain-containing protein → MNMEKQVVVMNEKKAAEYLGFSVSALQSWRHRGGGPLFFKKDTKAVRYRQADLDRWIEEHLRTSTSVDGSGAAAVLASVELAEGRRGL, encoded by the coding sequence ATGAATATGGAGAAACAAGTAGTAGTAATGAATGAGAAAAAAGCAGCTGAATATTTGGGTTTTAGTGTTTCGGCGCTCCAATCTTGGCGTCATCGCGGAGGCGGCCCGCTTTTTTTCAAAAAAGACACAAAGGCGGTTCGTTATCGCCAAGCCGATCTTGACCGCTGGATTGAAGAGCATTTGCGAACTTCGACGAGCGTCGACGGAAGCGGCGCAGCTGCAGTGTTGGCATCGGTGGAATTGGCAGAGGGGAGAAGAGGTCTATGA
- a CDS encoding DUF2283 domain-containing protein yields METIKIKEKNNALTWEYDEGADVLYISLGEPRPALGTDIGEGLIVRYDEKEREIVGLTVIGLRARTLQQLESYPA; encoded by the coding sequence ATGGAAACGATAAAAATTAAAGAAAAAAACAACGCTTTAACCTGGGAATACGACGAAGGAGCGGATGTCCTCTATATTTCCCTCGGCGAACCCCGCCCCGCCCTGGGAACGGATATAGGCGAGGGTTTGATTGTTCGCTATGACGAAAAAGAGAGAGAAATTGTCGGTTTAACGGTTATAGGGCTGCGAGCGAGAACCCTTCAACAGTTGGAGAGTTATCCCGCCTGA
- a CDS encoding DNA methyltransferase, which yields MCRLTLVDHLANRLDEKKNKSIRTVLYDWIFALEPEDKKDADRQVSERKLWSELSRHLKDLSILDPACGSGSFLVGMLHILDDLQERCHRRLEIKESAYERKKRIIGQNLYGVDVMDWACHVAELRLWLTLIVDPDLTLEKLPKDKPLLPHFSFKIRSGNSLVQEVGGIEFSRIHSAIEISPQTKNRIQDLREQKLKFFYNDPNCRYHNPKDVNREEFTLFQEILYDLQKAGNISLQRIEKSLSLSSTDLFGGKISGIVPEAMARLKKESESIKDSLRQIGQSLDRLKGVKNIPFIWDIAFVEIFAGEKQGFDIVIGNPPYVRQEKISDPAMTRESATPENRKAYKEKLIQSVYSMYPRFFGYDDKRNKPKHKLDAKSDLYIYFYFHGLNLLNANGSFCFITSNSWLDVGYGKDLQEFLLKNCQVKLIIDNQAKRSFKEADVNTVISLFSSPHDDSESNQSHLARFVMFKLPFEQILSPVIFQEVEETKERIVKPEYRVCLIPQKILLEEGYGVVEDEDGETSLNTSAYSGNKWGGKYLRAPDIYWTILEKGKGKLVRLGDVAEVRFGIKTGANEFFYLDAEKIEEWGIEEEFLKPVIVSPRECLSIEVKCNELKYQAFVCHKDKYKLKGTNALKYIQWGENNEFHIRPSCNSRKIWYEFPEKKWAKVLWPMIHNNRQNVFWNPNNIAVDHNLFEIYGFDDDILWGSLSWTGQLIFRELFGRSNLGQGALKTEGIDIKKLYTLRLRDISIISSFQSVRKKLSNRPINNVAVESNLEDRRDLDNILFDVLGLTSGERDAVYEAVINLVENRLKKAESV from the coding sequence ATGTGCCGTTTAACCCTTGTGGATCACCTTGCGAATCGTTTGGATGAGAAAAAGAATAAATCCATCAGAACGGTTTTATACGATTGGATATTTGCGTTGGAGCCGGAAGATAAGAAAGACGCTGACCGGCAAGTTTCCGAACGTAAACTTTGGAGTGAATTATCTCGCCATCTTAAAGACCTTTCCATACTCGATCCCGCTTGCGGTTCCGGATCGTTTCTTGTAGGTATGCTGCATATCTTGGACGATTTGCAGGAGCGCTGCCATCGGCGTCTTGAAATCAAAGAATCCGCCTACGAACGGAAAAAACGCATTATTGGGCAAAACCTCTATGGCGTGGATGTTATGGATTGGGCTTGCCATGTGGCCGAACTGCGGCTTTGGTTAACGTTAATTGTCGATCCCGATCTGACTTTGGAAAAACTCCCCAAAGATAAACCTTTGCTTCCCCATTTCTCTTTCAAAATCCGCAGCGGCAATAGTTTGGTGCAGGAAGTGGGCGGCATCGAATTCAGCCGCATTCATTCCGCGATTGAAATTTCACCCCAAACGAAAAATCGAATTCAGGATTTACGCGAACAAAAACTCAAATTTTTTTATAATGATCCTAATTGCCGTTATCATAATCCCAAAGATGTCAATCGCGAGGAATTTACTCTTTTTCAAGAGATTCTTTACGATTTGCAAAAAGCGGGCAACATCTCTCTTCAGCGGATCGAAAAATCGCTATCGTTATCTTCGACCGATCTATTTGGAGGAAAGATATCCGGAATAGTACCTGAAGCAATGGCGCGCTTAAAAAAGGAGTCCGAATCCATTAAAGACTCCTTGCGCCAAATCGGCCAATCCTTGGATCGTCTAAAAGGAGTCAAAAATATTCCTTTTATCTGGGACATTGCCTTTGTCGAAATTTTTGCAGGGGAAAAGCAAGGTTTCGATATTGTCATCGGCAATCCTCCTTACGTTCGGCAAGAAAAAATCTCCGATCCCGCCATGACAAGAGAGTCAGCTACTCCCGAAAACAGAAAAGCCTACAAAGAAAAACTCATCCAATCTGTTTATTCCATGTATCCTCGCTTTTTTGGATATGATGACAAGAGAAATAAGCCTAAACATAAGTTGGACGCCAAAAGCGATTTGTATATTTATTTTTACTTCCACGGCCTGAACCTGTTAAATGCTAATGGCTCCTTCTGTTTTATCACTTCGAATTCCTGGTTGGATGTGGGGTATGGAAAGGATTTACAGGAATTTTTACTGAAAAATTGCCAAGTGAAACTTATTATTGACAATCAAGCAAAGCGTTCCTTTAAGGAAGCCGATGTCAATACGGTGATTTCCCTTTTTTCCTCGCCCCATGATGATTCTGAAAGCAATCAAAGTCATTTAGCGCGATTCGTTATGTTTAAACTGCCTTTCGAGCAGATTTTGTCTCCCGTTATCTTTCAGGAAGTCGAAGAAACCAAGGAAAGAATTGTGAAGCCGGAATATCGGGTTTGCCTCATCCCCCAGAAAATCCTTTTGGAAGAAGGATACGGCGTTGTGGAAGACGAAGACGGCGAAACCAGCCTGAACACGTCCGCCTATTCCGGCAACAAATGGGGAGGGAAATATCTGCGCGCCCCGGATATATACTGGACGATCCTGGAAAAGGGCAAAGGCAAATTGGTTCGTCTGGGCGATGTGGCAGAAGTGCGATTTGGAATTAAAACCGGCGCCAACGAGTTTTTTTACCTTGATGCCGAGAAGATCGAAGAGTGGGGTATTGAGGAGGAGTTTTTGAAGCCGGTAATTGTTAGCCCACGAGAATGCCTGTCTATAGAAGTAAAATGCAATGAACTGAAGTATCAAGCATTTGTTTGTCATAAAGATAAATATAAACTTAAGGGAACAAACGCATTAAAATATATTCAATGGGGTGAAAATAATGAATTTCATATAAGGCCAAGTTGTAATAGTAGAAAAATATGGTATGAATTTCCTGAAAAAAAATGGGCGAAAGTTTTATGGCCTATGATCCATAACAACAGACAAAATGTATTTTGGAATCCCAACAACATTGCGGTTGATCACAACCTTTTTGAAATTTATGGATTCGATGATGATATATTATGGGGTAGTCTTTCCTGGACAGGTCAATTAATTTTTAGGGAACTTTTTGGAAGATCGAATCTTGGACAAGGAGCGTTGAAAACTGAAGGTATTGACATTAAAAAACTTTATACATTGAGACTAAGAGATATAAGTATTATTAGCTCTTTTCAATCAGTTCGTAAAAAATTATCAAATCGTCCAATTAATAATGTTGCCGTAGAATCCAATTTAGAAGATCGTCGAGATTTAGATAATATTTTATTTGATGTTCTTGGTTTAACCTCCGGCGAGCGGGATGCTGTATACGAGGCAGTGATTAACCTTGTGGAGAATCGTTTGAAGAAGGCGGAGAGCGTGTAA
- a CDS encoding helicase-related protein — protein MPNKISKTGSELFIVDNSDADWKVQRYLSDWCEISNKIDVATGYFEIGSLLSLEEAWEKVDAIRILMGDEVSLRTKKAFENGLSVAIGELDRSLEKEKEENDFLIGVPAIVEGIQKGKIICRIYRKEKFHAKAYITHARLEVVGASALVGSSNFTYPGLTENIELNVQITGRPVSVLQEWYEEHWAEAEDITLEILRAIERHSREYSPFEVYARSLQEFFRSHELTADEWEQEKSSIYPILASYQKHGYHGVLKRAKKYGGAFLCDGVGLGKTYIGLMLIERLVIHEKKRVVLFVPKAAREAVWEAKIKKYLPHIMGGFLSFRIYNHTDLLRENRQIRLELEQMKEQADVVIIDEAHHFRNTGIRGEEENERRSRYWEMSDICAGKQVYLLTATPINNRLTDFQHMAELFTQRQADYFRMAPLGIHSLPGHIRKLEKSIEAAAQKREIELGEKTLESESDDGVTTLAEAEAILRDDSLFEELVVQRSRAYVKKSLADEDGKVLFPQVAPPKVVPYSVKQTYGKLLKMVEEAFSKTKPLFSLAMYYPFDFYKGKESLTEHEKAMVVGRQRQVVRLIRTAFLKRFESSVFAFKSSCETLMKKLIAFYLVHAEDQHDKDRLDRWMARNKKLTGYDPFEVHNILFPEMRELELADEDVVEPEFFEQASEKRLNPNDFDIPGLLAETLSDLETLADFLKELAQFEPKQDKKLQALIQLLRGHIGGLKDVALQRHKVLIFTEFLDTARYLEEQLHHAGINNLLEIDSTTDGRLDIIKAFAPYYNDTSSSELASQGIKEIRILISTDVLSEGLNLQDATRLINYDLHWNPVRLMQRIGRIDRRLDPEVEARIVAEQPELEKFRGNVQYYNFLPPDELNVLLTLFKTVTHKTLRISKTFGIENGKLLRPDDDYDILRDFTRQCEGTETQGESLSLELQRLLREHPNLEERLNKMPNRIFSGKDAISPDAKGVFFCYARPAKEIDSEEWSVEAGDVKWYLYDLATERIIEEPSEIIRHIRSTPETPRVCRMERESLVDIRKKIDKHLKNTYLKQVQAPIGVKPILRAWMELN, from the coding sequence ATGCCTAATAAAATTAGTAAAACAGGGAGTGAACTTTTTATTGTCGATAACAGTGATGCCGACTGGAAGGTTCAGCGTTATCTTAGCGATTGGTGCGAGATATCGAATAAGATCGATGTGGCCACTGGTTACTTCGAAATTGGGTCATTATTGTCTCTTGAAGAGGCTTGGGAAAAAGTCGATGCCATCCGCATACTCATGGGAGATGAAGTTTCTCTTCGGACGAAAAAGGCTTTTGAGAATGGACTCTCCGTCGCTATAGGAGAATTAGATAGAAGCCTAGAAAAAGAAAAAGAAGAAAACGACTTTCTCATCGGAGTTCCGGCTATTGTTGAAGGAATCCAAAAAGGGAAAATCATTTGCCGCATCTACCGCAAAGAAAAATTCCATGCTAAAGCCTATATAACTCATGCCCGTCTTGAAGTCGTTGGCGCGTCCGCTCTCGTTGGTTCCTCAAATTTTACCTATCCCGGTTTGACCGAAAATATCGAATTAAATGTCCAGATCACCGGCCGCCCCGTCAGCGTTCTTCAGGAATGGTATGAAGAACACTGGGCTGAAGCCGAAGACATAACTCTGGAAATCCTTCGCGCCATCGAACGCCATAGTCGCGAATATTCCCCATTTGAGGTTTACGCTAGAAGCCTGCAAGAGTTTTTCCGAAGCCATGAGTTGACCGCCGATGAGTGGGAGCAGGAAAAATCCAGTATTTACCCAATATTAGCCTCTTACCAAAAGCACGGCTATCACGGCGTCCTCAAACGAGCCAAAAAATATGGCGGCGCTTTTCTGTGCGATGGCGTTGGTTTGGGTAAAACCTATATTGGACTTATGCTCATTGAGCGCCTTGTAATCCATGAGAAAAAGCGGGTTGTCCTTTTTGTGCCGAAAGCCGCAAGGGAAGCGGTCTGGGAAGCCAAAATCAAGAAATATTTGCCGCATATTATGGGAGGATTCTTGAGTTTTCGCATCTACAATCACACGGATTTGCTCCGAGAGAATCGTCAAATTCGTCTTGAATTGGAACAAATGAAAGAACAAGCCGATGTGGTTATCATCGATGAAGCCCATCATTTTCGCAATACGGGAATACGGGGCGAAGAAGAGAATGAACGCCGAAGCCGATACTGGGAGATGTCCGATATTTGCGCAGGCAAACAGGTATACCTTCTTACCGCAACCCCGATAAACAACCGGCTGACCGATTTCCAGCACATGGCGGAATTGTTCACGCAGCGTCAAGCGGATTATTTCCGTATGGCTCCTTTGGGGATTCATAGTTTGCCAGGCCATATTCGGAAATTGGAAAAAAGCATCGAAGCCGCTGCGCAAAAACGGGAAATCGAATTGGGAGAAAAAACGCTCGAATCCGAAAGCGATGACGGCGTAACGACTCTTGCCGAAGCCGAAGCGATTCTACGGGATGATTCCCTCTTTGAAGAATTAGTTGTTCAACGCAGCCGGGCATATGTAAAAAAATCCCTAGCTGATGAAGATGGAAAAGTTTTGTTCCCCCAGGTTGCTCCCCCAAAGGTTGTCCCTTATTCCGTCAAGCAGACGTATGGGAAATTGTTGAAAATGGTCGAAGAGGCTTTTAGTAAAACGAAACCTCTTTTCTCATTGGCTATGTATTACCCCTTTGATTTTTATAAAGGTAAAGAAAGCCTCACCGAACATGAAAAGGCAATGGTCGTCGGTCGGCAGCGGCAAGTTGTCCGCTTGATACGTACGGCTTTCCTTAAACGATTTGAAAGTTCCGTTTTCGCTTTTAAATCCTCTTGCGAAACCTTAATGAAAAAACTGATAGCCTTCTATTTGGTTCATGCGGAAGACCAGCATGATAAGGATCGTTTGGATCGGTGGATGGCGAGGAATAAAAAATTAACGGGATACGATCCCTTTGAGGTTCACAATATATTATTTCCTGAAATGAGAGAATTAGAACTTGCCGATGAAGACGTTGTCGAACCGGAGTTTTTCGAACAAGCATCTGAAAAACGACTCAATCCCAATGATTTTGATATTCCCGGACTCTTAGCCGAAACCCTTAGCGATCTCGAAACTCTCGCCGATTTCCTCAAGGAATTAGCACAATTCGAACCGAAACAGGATAAAAAACTCCAGGCTCTCATTCAACTGCTTCGCGGACATATCGGCGGCTTGAAGGATGTAGCCCTTCAACGGCATAAGGTTCTGATTTTTACTGAGTTTTTAGATACGGCCCGATATCTGGAAGAACAACTCCACCATGCGGGAATTAACAACCTATTGGAAATCGATTCCACCACCGACGGAAGGCTCGATATCATCAAGGCGTTCGCGCCCTACTACAACGATACGTCAAGTTCTGAATTGGCCTCTCAGGGAATTAAGGAGATTCGCATCCTCATCTCTACCGATGTCCTATCCGAAGGCTTGAACTTGCAGGACGCCACCCGGCTCATCAATTACGACCTTCATTGGAATCCGGTTCGCCTGATGCAACGCATTGGCCGTATTGACCGCCGTTTGGACCCGGAGGTCGAAGCAAGGATCGTCGCCGAGCAGCCGGAACTAGAAAAATTCCGTGGTAACGTTCAGTATTACAACTTCCTGCCGCCTGATGAACTGAACGTACTTCTCACCCTATTCAAAACCGTAACCCACAAAACGCTCCGAATTTCCAAAACGTTCGGCATTGAAAACGGCAAACTTCTTAGACCGGACGACGACTACGATATCCTGCGCGATTTTACTCGCCAATGCGAAGGAACGGAGACGCAGGGAGAAAGCCTAAGTTTGGAATTACAGCGGCTGCTTCGTGAGCACCCGAATTTAGAGGAACGTTTAAACAAAATGCCCAACCGGATTTTCAGCGGCAAGGACGCCATTAGTCCAGATGCAAAAGGCGTGTTTTTTTGCTACGCTCGCCCCGCCAAAGAAATCGACAGCGAGGAATGGTCTGTAGAAGCGGGGGATGTGAAATGGTATCTTTACGATCTGGCGACGGAAAGAATCATCGAAGAGCCTTCGGAAATTATCCGGCATATCCGCTCCACGCCCGAAACCCCGCGAGTTTGCCGCATGGAGCGCGAATCGCTGGTGGATATCCGTAAAAAGATAGACAAACATCTTAAAAATACTTATCTAAAACAAGTCCAGGCGCCCATTGGAGTAAAGCCTATTCTTCGAGCCTGGATGGAACTCAATTGA
- a CDS encoding tyrosine-type recombinase/integrase, with protein MKLTKMICDKAEYKGKGKSGFFAVWDDELKGFGLRVTPNGRKCFVVSYRFKGRKKIVSLGHYGVLTVEQARQKAREYLVQVSQGDDPAEEKAKAARGTLMKDLAEQFMDNYSKPFKKSWKEDLRRINTYILPRFGKWNVSDIRRPDVIKFHSWIGKDQGKPYEANRVLALLSTMIEYACKIEMIESNHPNPCRKVDKFEEKSRDVLMPMESVPRLMQALETESNVFVRSAILLLILTGMRKTETLTLKWENIDLQRGEIRLPETKSGETQYIHLNEPAIELMKGIPRIQGNPYVFASSIEGKRLWELNRRWLRIRHEAGMDGITIHDLRRSVGSWLAMDGNSLYLVSKILRHNDVKTTEIYAHMTEDPKKAAMEKLGKKIVSIKDVRTAAEVKIGKA; from the coding sequence ATGAAACTAACAAAGATGATTTGCGATAAGGCAGAGTACAAGGGCAAGGGCAAGAGCGGTTTTTTTGCGGTTTGGGATGACGAATTGAAGGGCTTCGGTTTGCGCGTTACGCCCAATGGAAGAAAATGCTTTGTCGTTTCCTATCGATTCAAAGGCCGAAAAAAGATCGTTTCCCTTGGGCATTACGGCGTTTTGACGGTTGAACAGGCAAGGCAAAAGGCGCGGGAATATCTCGTCCAGGTGAGTCAAGGCGACGATCCGGCGGAAGAGAAGGCGAAGGCGGCCCGTGGAACGCTCATGAAGGACTTGGCGGAACAATTCATGGATAACTACTCGAAGCCGTTCAAGAAGTCTTGGAAGGAAGATTTACGCCGAATCAATACCTACATACTCCCCCGCTTTGGAAAGTGGAACGTAAGCGACATCCGGCGGCCTGACGTGATTAAATTTCATTCCTGGATAGGCAAGGATCAAGGCAAGCCCTACGAAGCGAACCGCGTTTTAGCCTTACTGTCAACGATGATAGAATACGCCTGCAAGATCGAGATGATAGAATCGAATCATCCCAATCCATGCCGGAAAGTGGATAAATTCGAAGAGAAATCCAGAGACGTTTTAATGCCGATGGAATCCGTCCCCCGCTTGATGCAAGCCTTGGAAACGGAGTCTAACGTTTTCGTTCGTTCGGCGATCCTTTTACTCATTCTGACAGGCATGAGAAAAACAGAAACGCTTACCCTAAAATGGGAGAACATCGATTTACAGCGGGGAGAAATCCGCTTGCCTGAAACGAAATCCGGGGAAACGCAGTACATTCACCTGAACGAACCGGCTATTGAACTGATGAAGGGCATCCCCCGCATCCAGGGGAATCCTTATGTTTTCGCATCCAGCATTGAAGGAAAGCGTCTATGGGAACTTAATCGCCGTTGGTTGCGTATTCGTCACGAAGCGGGCATGGATGGAATAACCATCCATGACCTGCGCCGTTCCGTTGGTTCATGGTTGGCGATGGACGGAAACAGCCTTTACCTTGTCTCGAAAATCCTTCGTCATAACGATGTAAAGACGACGGAGATTTACGCCCATATGACCGAAGATCCCAAAAAAGCGGCGATGGAAAAACTAGGAAAGAAAATTGTAAGCATAAAGGACGTTCGCACGGCGGCGGAAGTGAAGATAGGGAAAGCATGA